From a region of the Panicum virgatum strain AP13 chromosome 2K, P.virgatum_v5, whole genome shotgun sequence genome:
- the LOC120660997 gene encoding bisdemethoxycurcumin synthase-like, with protein MATTVREIRRAQRSDGPAAMLSIGTANPANCVSQEEFPDYYFRVTNKEHLTDLKDTFKKLCRIAGLEKRFFHHTEQVLNSHPGLLQGTSSALDSRLDVVAKAAPELAASAAAKAIARWGRPATDITHLIVSTNSEARSPGADLGLATLLGLRPDVCRTVLQLNGCSAGCAALRLAKDHAENNRGARVLVVCVELTITTFRAPHEGDSFGTLIPQALFGDGAGAVIVGADAVQPAERPLFEIVSASQAVIPGSEKQLNVRLGEVGIDIDISFNLPKFVAQNLERCLLDASGALALNGVECKWNDLFWALHPGSRGILDRVESALGLEPKKLAASRTVVKDYGNMLSATVIFVLEELRRRMDEEGDEVAEWGMMVGFGPGFTVETMVLHATKY; from the exons ATGGCAACCACAGTACGTGAGATCCGGCGTGCGCAGCGTTCTGATGGCCCAGCAGCTATGCTCAGTATTGGCACCGCAAATCCAGCCAACTGCGTGTCTCAGGAGGAGTTCCCCGATTACTATTTTCGTGTCACAAACAAGGAGCACCTCACGGACCTCAAAGATACATTCAAGAAACTAT GTCGGATCGCGGGGCTGGAGAAACGCTTCTTTCACCACACGGAGCAAGTGCTCAACTCCCACCCGGGCTTGCTTCAGGGGACGTCCTCGGCTCTAGACTCGCGGCTCGACGTCGTCGCCAAGGCTGCTCCAGAGCTCgccgcgtcggccgccgccaAGGCCATCGCGAGATGGGGCCGCCCGGCCACCGACATCACCCACCTCATCGTAAGCACCAACTCCGAAGCCCGCTCACCGGGTGCGGACCTCGGGCTGGCCACACTCCTAGGCCTCCGCCCCGACGTCTGCCGGACCGTGCTCCAGCTCAACGGCTGCTCGGCCGGCTGCGCCGCCCTTCGCCTGGCCAAGGACCACGCCGAGAACaaccgcggcgcgcgcgtgctCGTGGTCTGCGTCGAGCTCACCATCACCACATTCCGAGCCCCACACGAAGGGGATAGCTTCGGCACCCTCATTCCGCAGGCGCTgttcggcgacggcgcgggcgcTGTCATCGTCGGCGCCGACGCCGTGCAACCCGCCGAGCGCCCGCTCTTCGAGATTGTGTCCGCCTCGCAGGCCGTGATACCTGGGTCGGAGAAGCAGCTCAACGTGCGGCTCGGGGAAGTCGGGATCGACATCGACATCTCCTTCAACCTGCCGAAGTTTGTCGCGCAGAATCTCGAGCGCTGCCTGCTTGATGCGTCTGGGGCGCTCGCCCTTAATGGCGTCGAGTGTAAGTGGAACGACCTCTTCTGGGCACTCCATCCGGGCAGCCGCGGGATTCTGGACCGCGTCGAGTCGGCTCTCGGGCTGGAGCCAAAGAAGCTAGCGGCGAGCCGAACTGTGGTGAAAGACTACGGGAACATGCTCTCCGCAACGGTGATATTCGTGCTCGAAGAGCTGCGCCGGCGAATGGACGAGGAAGGTGATGAGGTTGCAGAGTGGGGGATGATGGTGGGCTTTGGACCGGGATTCACTGTTGAGACCATGGTGCTACACGCTACAAAGTACTAG
- the LOC120661002 gene encoding probable carboxylesterase 5 yields MHASKIFGEDAVAEVDFDFSPFLKRYKDGRIERLLRSPPVAASENPRANRGVATRDVVIDHSTGVSARLFLPSRAAKAAGNRRLPLVVYIHGGSFCTESAFCRTYHGYATSLAASAGALVVSVEYRLAPEHPIPAAYDDAWSALKWVASFADPWLADYADPARTFLAGDSAGGNIAYHTAVRASQDDGLELGVDIEGMAIVHPYFWGAERLPSEEVWDGAAVFPAYGVDWLWPFVTAGQASNDDPRLNPPEEEIASLTCRRVLVAVAEKDTLRERGCRLLDRFSDYYARTATGGEATLVESEGEDHGFHLYSPLRATSRRLMENIVRFINQPPKPMILGVPRRPFMDVFDYGMNMKRRCSDSTTTTCSMAYATSKIGGPKKNYGLFSGAVWPTNKQAYKGPAAAAAFAGTRHLIKNMW; encoded by the coding sequence ATGCATGCAAGCAAGATCTTTGGGGAGGATGCTGTCGCTGAAGTCGACTTTGACTTCTCCCCGTTCCTAAAACGGTACAAGGATGGCCGAATCGAGCGGTTGCTGAGGAGTCCTCCCGTGGCTGCGTCGGAGAACCCGAGAGCCAACCGCGGGGTGGCAACGAGAGATGTGGTCATCGACCACAGCACCGGTGTGTCGGCACGGCTGTTCCTCCCCTCCCGGGCCGCCAAGGCTGCCGGCAACAGGAGGCTCCCCCTCGTGGTGTACATCCACGGCGGCTCCTTCTGCACGGAGAGCGCCTTCTGCCGGACCTACCACGGCTATGCCACTTCACTCGCCGCGAGCGCCGGGGCGCTCGTCGTCTCGGTGGAGTACCGCCTCGCGCCGGAGCACCCCATACCTGCGGCCTACGACGACGCATGGTCTGCGCTCAAGTGGGTGGCGTCCTTCGCTGACCCCTGGCTCGCCGACTACGCAGATCCCGCGCGCACGTTCCTTGCCGGCGACAGTGCAGGCGGGAACATCGCCTACCACACAGCGGTACGGGCAAGCCAAGACGACGGATTGGAATTGGGCGTCGACATCGAGGGGATGGCCATCGTGCACCCCTACTTCTGGGGAGCCGAGCGGCTGCCTTCCGAGGAGGTCTGGGATGGCGCAGCGGTGTTTCCAGCGTACGGGGTGGACTGGCTCTGGCCGTTCGTGACCGCGGGCCAGGCCAGCAACGATGACCCTCGGCTCAACCCTCCTGAGGAGGAGATCGCGTCGCTGACGTGCCGGCGGGTcctcgtggccgtggccgagaagGACACCCTGCGGGAACGCGGGTGCCGCCTCCTCGACCGCTTCAGCGACTACTATGCGCGCActgccaccggcggcgaggcaaCGCTGGTGGAGTCGGAGGGCGAGGACCACGGCTTCCACCTCTACAGCCCGCTGCGCGCCACCAGCAGGAGGCTCATGGAGAACATCGTGCGCTTCATCAACCAGCCTCCAAAGCCTATGATACTAGGTGTCCCTCGCCGGCCGTTTATGGACGTATTTGACTATGGGATGAACATGAAACGTCGTTGCAGTgactcgacgacgacgacctgcAGCATGGCGTATGCAACGTCAAAAATTGGAGGACCCAAGAAAAACTACGGGCTCTTTTCGGGCGCCGTGTGGCCTACTAACAAGCAGGCCTACAaggggccagcagcagcagccgccttcGCCGGAACTCGTCATCTTATCAAGAACATGTGGTAA
- the LOC120661012 gene encoding bisdemethoxycurcumin synthase-like — translation MATTVREIRRAQRSDGPAAMLSIGTANPANCVSQEEFPDYYFRVTNKEHLTDLKDTFKKLCRIAGLEKRFFHHTEQVLNSHPGLLQGTSSALDSRLDVVAKAAPELAASAAAKAIARWGRPATDITHLIVSTNSEARSPGADLGLATLLGLRPDVCRTVLQLNGCSAGCAALRLAKDHAENNRGARVLVVCVELTITTFRAPHEGDSFGTLIPQALFGDGAGAVIVGADAVQPAERPLFEIVSASQAVIPGSEKQLNVRLGEVGIDIDISFNLPKFVAQNLERCLLDASGALALNGVECKWNDLFWALHPGSRGILDRVESALGLEPKKLAASRTVVKDYGNMLSATVIFVLEELRRRMDEEGDEVAEWGMMVGFGPGFTVETMVLHATKY, via the exons ATGGCAACCACAGTACGTGAGATCCGGCGTGCGCAGCGTTCTGATGGCCCAGCAGCTATGCTCAGTATTGGCACCGCAAATCCAGCCAACTGCGTGTCTCAGGAGGAGTTCCCCGATTACTATTTTCGTGTCACAAACAAGGAGCACCTCACGGACCTCAAAGATACATTCAAGAAACTAT GTCGGATCGCGGGGCTGGAGAAACGCTTCTTTCACCACACGGAGCAAGTGCTCAACTCCCACCCGGGCTTGCTTCAGGGGACGTCCTCGGCTCTAGACTCGCGGCTCGACGTCGTCGCCAAGGCTGCTCCAGAGCTCgccgcgtcggccgccgccaAGGCCATCGCGAGATGGGGCCGCCCGGCCACCGACATCACCCACCTCATCGTAAGCACCAACTCCGAAGCCCGCTCACCGGGTGCGGACCTCGGGCTGGCCACACTCCTAGGCCTCCGCCCCGACGTCTGCCGGACCGTGCTCCAGCTCAACGGCTGCTCGGCCGGCTGCGCCGCCCTTCGCCTGGCCAAGGACCACGCCGAGAACaaccgcggcgcgcgcgtgctCGTGGTCTGCGTCGAGCTCACCATCACCACATTCCGAGCCCCACACGAAGGGGATAGCTTCGGCACCCTCATTCCGCAGGCGCTgttcggcgacggcgcgggcgcTGTCATCGTCGGCGCCGACGCCGTGCAACCCGCCGAGCGCCCGCTCTTCGAGATTGTGTCCGCCTCGCAGGCCGTGATACCTGGGTCGGAGAAGCAGCTCAACGTGCGGCTCGGGGAAGTCGGGATCGACATCGACATCTCCTTCAACCTGCCGAAGTTTGTCGCGCAGAATCTCGAGCGCTGCCTGCTTGATGCGTCTGGGGCGCTCGCCCTTAATGGCGTCGAGTGTAAGTGGAACGACCTCTTCTGGGCACTCCATCCGGGCAGCCGCGGGATTCTGGACCGCGTCGAGTCGGCTCTCGGGCTGGAGCCCAAGAAGCTAGCGGCGAGCCGAACTGTGGTGAAAGACTACGGGAACATGCTCTCCGCAACGGTGATATTCGTGCTCGAAGAGCTGCGCCGGCGAATGGACGAGGAAGGTGATGAGGTTGCAGAGTGGGGGATGATGGTGGGCTTTGGACCGGGATTCACTGTTGAGACCATGGTGCTACACGCTACAAAGTACTAG
- the LOC120661021 gene encoding probable carboxylesterase 5 has product MHASKIFVEDAVAEVDFDFSPFLKRYKDGRIERLLRSPPVAASENPRANRGVATRDVVIDHSTGVSARLFLPSRAAKAAGNRRLPLVVYIHGGSFCTESAFCRTYHGYATSLAASAGALVVSVEYRLAPEHPIPAAYDDAWSALKWVASFADPWLADYADPARTFLAGDSAGGNIAYHTAVRASQDDGLELGVDIEGMAIVHPYFWGAERLPSEEVWDGAAVFPAYGVDWLWPFVTAGQASNDDPRLNPPEEEIASLTCRRVLVAVAEKDTLRERGCRLLDRFSDYYARTATGGEATLVESEGEDHGFHLYSPLRATSRRLMENIVRFINQPPKPMILGVPRRPFMDVFDYGMNMKRRCSDSTTTTCSMAYATSKIGGPKKNYGLFSGAVWPTNKQAYKGPAAAAAFAGTRHLIKNMW; this is encoded by the coding sequence ATGCATGCAAGCAAGATCTTTGTGGAGGATGCTGTCGCTGAAGTCGACTTTGACTTCTCCCCGTTCCTAAAACGGTACAAGGATGGCCGAATCGAGCGGTTGCTGAGGAGTCCTCCCGTGGCTGCGTCGGAGAACCCGAGAGCCAACCGCGGGGTGGCAACGAGAGATGTGGTCATCGACCACAGCACCGGTGTGTCGGCACGGCTGTTCCTCCCCTCCCGGGCCGCCAAGGCTGCCGGCAACAGGAGGCTCCCCCTCGTGGTGTACATCCACGGCGGCTCCTTCTGCACGGAGAGCGCCTTCTGCCGGACCTACCACGGCTACGCCACTTCACTCGCCGCGAGCGCCGGGGCGCTCGTCGTCTCGGTGGAGTACCGCCTCGCGCCGGAGCACCCCATACCTGCGGCCTACGACGACGCATGGTCTGCGCTCAAGTGGGTGGCGTCCTTCGCTGACCCCTGGCTCGCCGACTACGCAGATCCCGCGCGCACGTTCCTTGCCGGCGACAGTGCAGGCGGGAACATCGCCTACCACACAGCGGTACGGGCTAGCCAAGACGACGGATTGGAATTGGGCGTCGACATCGAGGGGATGGCCATCGTGCACCCCTACTTCTGGGGAGCCGAGCGGCTGCCTTCCGAGGAGGTCTGGGATGGCGCAGCGGTGTTTCCAGCGTACGGGGTGGACTGGCTCTGGCCGTTCGTGACCGCGGGCCAGGCCAGCAACGATGACCCTCGGCTCAACCCTCCTGAGGAGGAGATCGCGTCGCTGACGTGCCGGCGGGTcctcgtggccgtggccgagaagGACACCCTGCGGGAACGCGGGTGCCGCCTCCTCGACCGCTTCAGCGACTACTATGCGCGCActgccaccggcggcgaggcaaCGCTGGTGGAGTCGGAGGGCGAGGACCACGGCTTCCACCTCTACAGCCCGCTGCGCGCCACCAGCAGGAGGCTCATGGAGAACATCGTGCGCTTCATCAACCAGCCTCCAAAGCCTATGATACTAGGTGTCCCTCGCCGGCCGTTTATGGACGTATTTGACTATGGGATGAACATGAAACGTCGTTGCAGTgactcgacgacgacgacctgcAGCATGGCGTATGCAACGTCAAAAATTGGAGGACCCAAGAAAAACTACGGGCTCTTTTCGGGCGCCGTGTGGCCTACTAACAAGCAGGCCTACAaggggccagcagcagcagccgccttcGCCGGAACTCGTCATCTTATCAAGAACATGTGGTAA